The Neovison vison isolate M4711 chromosome 5, ASM_NN_V1, whole genome shotgun sequence genome includes a region encoding these proteins:
- the CAMTA2 gene encoding calmodulin-binding transcription activator 2 isoform X1 has protein sequence MGTDSPSPRPLRPGVTLPPGTLTMNTKDTTEVAENSHHLKIFLPKKLLECLPRCPLLPPERLRWNTNEEIASYLITFEKHDEWLSCAPKTRPRNGSIILYNRKKVKYRKDGYLWKKRRDGKTTREDHMKLKVQGMECLYGCYVHSSIVPTFHRRCYWLLQNPDIVLVHYLNVPALEDCGKGCSPIFCSISSDRREWLKWSREELLGQLKPMFHGIKWSCGNGTEEFSVEQLVQQILDTHPTKPAPRTHACLCSGGLGSGSLTHKCSSTKHRIISPKVEPRALTLTSVPHPPEPPPLIAPLPPELPKAHTSPSSSSSSSSSSSGFAEPLEIRPSPPTSRGGSSRGGTAILLLTGLEQHTGGLTPARHLAAQVDPRPPMSLAVVVGSEASAPPAPPSPAFDPDRFLNSPQRGQTYGGGQGVNPDFPEAEAAHTPCPALEPAAALEPQAAARGPPPPPGAGGRRGNRFFIQDDGSGEELKAQGATPPAPSPPPSPPPSPAPLEPAGRGGRGEALFGGAAGASELEPFSLASFPDLMGELISDEASGAPAPAAQLSPALSTITDFSPEWSYPEGGVKVLITGPWTEAAEHYSCVFDHIAVPASLVQPGVLRCYCPAHEVGLVSLQVAGREGPLSASVLFEYRARRFLSLPSTQLDWLSLDDNQFRMSILERLEQMEKRMADMAAAGQAPCRGPDAPPIQDEGQGPGFEARVVVLVESMIPRSTQRGPERLAHGSPFRGMSLLHLAAAQGYARLIETLSQWRNVGTGSLDLEQEADPLNVDHFSCTPLMWACALGHLEAAVLLFRWNRQALSIPDSLGRLPLSVAHSRGHVRLARCLEELQRQEASAEPLLALSPPSSSPDTGLSSVSSPSELSEGTFSVTSAYSSAPDGSPLPASETVPGQLSAGGPEVPLFLMDCETTNPHRPAPSPPPLPEAPEGGAAPEETDGPPAVDVIPVDMISLAKQIIEATPERIKREDFVGLPPEAGASTKERTGALGLSETMSWLASYLENVDHFPSSGPPSELPFERGRPAIPPAPSWAEFLSASASGKMESDFALLTLSDHEQRELYEAARVIQTAFRKYKGRRLKEQQEVAAAVIQRCYRKYKQLTWIALKFALYKKMTQAAILIQSKFRSYYEQKRFQQSRRAAVLIQQHYRSYRRRPGPPHRPTGSLPARSKGSFLTKKQDQAARKIMRFLRRCRHRMRELKQNQELEGIPQPGLAT, from the exons GAGATCGCATCCTACTTGATCACTTTTGAGAAGCATGACGAGTGGCTGTCCTGTGCCCCAAAGACAAG GCCTCGGAACGGCTCCATCATCCTGTACAATCGCAAGAAGGTGAAGTACCGGAAGGACGGCTACCTGTGGAAGAAGCGGAGGGACGGGAAGACCACGCGCGAGGACCATATGAAGCTGAAGGTCCAGGGCATGGAG TGTCTCTATGGCTGCTACGTTCACTCTTCCATCGTCCCCACATTCCATCGGCGCTGCTACTGGCTGCTGCAG AACCCTGACATCGTGCTTGTGCACTACCTGAACGTCCCGGCCCTGGAGGACTGCGGGAAGGGCTGCAGCCCCATCTTCTGTTCCATCAGTAGTGACCGGCGAGAGTGGCTGAAGTGGTCCCGGGAGGAGCTGCTGGGGCAGCTGAAGCCCATGT TTCATGGCATCAAGTGGAGCTGTGGGAACGGGACAGAGGAGTTCTCTGTAGAGCAGCTGGTGCAGCAGATCCTGGACACGCACCCCACCAAGCCTGCGCCGCGAACCCATGCCTGCCTGTGCAGCGGGGGCCTTG GTTCTGGAAGCCTGACCCACAAATGCAGCAGCACGAAACACCGCATCATTTCTCCGAAAGTGGAGCCCCGAGCGTTAACCCTGACCTCAGTCCCCCATCCCCCTGAGCCCCCTCCGCTGATAGCCCCTCTTCCCCCGGAGCTCCCCAAGGCACAtacttccccttcctcttcttcctcctcctcttcctcctcctctggcttTGCAGAACCCCTAGAGATCAGACCTAGCCCTCCCACCTCTCGAGGGGGTTCATCAAGAGGAGGCACCGCCATCCTCCTCCTGACAGGACTGGAGCAGCACACCGGGGGCTTGACGCCTGCCAGGCACTTGGCTGCCCAGGTGGATCCTAGGCCTCCCATGAGCTTGGCTGTGGTTGTAGGCTCAGAGGCCTCTGCCCCACCggctcctcccagccctgcctttgACCCGGATCGTTTTCTCAACAGCCCCCAGAGGGGCCAGACATAcggaggggggcagggggtaaACCCAGACTTCCCAGAGGCAGAGGCCGCCcacaccccctgccctgccctagAGCCTGCTGCTGCCCTGGAGCCCCAGGCAGCTGCTCGGGGTCCCCCTCCTCCGCCAGGAGCAGGTGGGAGAAGAGGAAACCGCTTTTTCATTCAAGATGATGGCAGTGGGGAGGAGCTCAAGGCCCAGGGGGCCACCCCACCTGCACCTTCACCCCCTCCTTCACCCCCTCCTTCACCCGCCCCCCTGGAGCCGGCAGGCAGGGGAGGTAGAGGGGAGGCCTTGTTTGGAGGAGCTGCTGGGGCCAGCGAACTGGAGCCCTTCAGTCTTGCATCATTCCCAGACCTCATGGGAGAGCTCATCAGCGACGAGGCTTCAGGCGCCCCTGCCCCAGCCGCCCAGCTCTCTCCTGCTCTTAGCACCATCACGGACTTCTCCCCAGAGTGGTCCTACCCGGAG GGTGGCGTCAAGGTGCTCATCACAGGCCCCTGGACAGAGGCCGCTGAGCACTACTCCTGTGTCTTCGATCACATCGCTGTGCCAGCCTCGCTTGTTCAGCCCGGGGTCTTACGCTGCTACTGTCCTG CCCATGAGGTGGGGCTGGTGTCTCTGCAGGTGGCAGGCCGGGAGGGGCCCCTTTCCGCCTCTGTGCTCTTTGAGTATCGAGCCCGCCGGTTCCTGTCACTGCCTAGTACTCAGCTTGACTGGTTGTCATTGGATG ACAACCAGTTCCGAATGTCCATTCTGGAGCGGCTGGAGCAGATGGAGAAGCGGATGGCGGACATGGCAGCAGCCggacaggctccctgccgcgGTCCTGACGCTCCTCCGATCCAG GATGAAGGCCAGGGGCCGGGCTTCGAGGCTCGAGTGGTGGTCCTGGTAGAGAGCATGATCCCTCGCTCCACCCAGAGGGGCCCTGAGCGCCTGGCCCACGGGAGCCCCTTCCGTGGCATGAGTCTCCTGCACCTGGCCGCTGCCCAGGGCTACGCACGCCTTATCGAGACACTGAGCCAGTGGCG GAACGTGGGGACAGGGAGTTTGGACTTGGAGCAAGAGGCTGACCCGCTTAATGTGGACCACTTCTCCTGCACCCCGCTG ATGTGGGCCTGTGCCCTGGGCCACCTGGAAGCCGCGGTGCTCCTCTTCCGCTGGAACCGGCAGGCGCTGAGCATTCCCGACTCCCTGGGCCGGCTGCCCCTGTCCGTGGCGCATTCCCGGGGTCACGTGCGCCTTGCCCGCTGCCTGGAGGAACTGCAGAGACAGGAAGCTTCAGCCGAGCCCCTGCTCGCCCTGTCGCCACCCTCCTCCAGTCCTGACACTG GGCTGAGCAGCGTCTCCTCGCCCTCCGAGCTGTCAGAGGGCACCTTCTCCGTCACGTCTGCCTACTCCAGCGCCCCAGATGGTAGTCCTCTGCCGGCCTCCGAGACTGTCCCTGGCCAGCTCTCCGCTGGTGGCCCCGAGGTCCCCCTATTCCTCATGGACTGTGAAACCACCAACCCCCACaggccagccccctccccacctcctcttccaGAAGCCCCAGAAGGTGGGGCTGCCCCTGAGGAAACAGATGGCCCACCGGCCGTGGACGTGATCCCG GTGGACATGATCTCGCTGGCCAAGCAGATCATCGAAGCCACGCCAGAGCGGATAAAGCGAGAGGACTTCGTGGGGCTGCCCCCCGAGGCCGGAGCGTCCACGAAGGAGCGGACAGGGGCCCTGGGGCTCAGCGAGACCATGTCCTGGCTGGCCAGCTACCTGGAGAACGTGGACCATTTCCCCAGCTCAGGCCCCCCCAG CGAACTGCCCTTTGAGCGTGGGCGCCCGGCTatccctccagccccctcctggGCAGAGTTCCTGTCTGCCTCAGCCAGCGGCAAGATGGAGAGTGATTTCGCTCTGCTGACGCTGTCGGATCATGAGCAGCGGGAACTGTACGAGGCTGCACGCGTCATCCAGACGGCCTTCCGAAAGTACAAG GGCCGGAGGCTGAAGGAGCAGCAGGAGGTGGCGGCAGCTGTGATCCAGCGCTGCTACCGGAAGTACAAGCAG CTGACCTGGATTGCGCTTAAG TTTGCGCTCTATAAGAAGATGACCCAGGCGGCCATCCTGATCCAGAGCAAGTTTCGAAGCTACTACGAACAGAAGCGCTTCCAGCAGAGCCGCAGGGCGGCTGTGCTCATCCAGCAGCACTATCGCTCCTACCGCCGTCGGCCCGGGCCTCCCCACCGGCCCACGGGCAGCCTGCCCGCCCGCAGCAA AGGCTCCTTCCTCACCAAGAAGCAGGACCAGGCAGCCCGGAAGATCATGAGATTCCTGCGGCGCTGCCGACACAG GATGAGGGAACTGAAGCAGAACCAGGAGCTGGAAGGGATCCCCCAGCCCGGACTGGCAACCTGA
- the CAMTA2 gene encoding calmodulin-binding transcription activator 2 isoform X3 — translation MGTDSPSPRPLRPGVTLPPGTLTMNTKDTTEVAENSHHLKIFLPKKLLECLPRCPLLPPERLRWNTNEEIASYLITFEKHDEWLSCAPKTRPRNGSIILYNRKKVKYRKDGYLWKKRRDGKTTREDHMKLKVQGMECLYGCYVHSSIVPTFHRRCYWLLQNPDIVLVHYLNVPALEDCGKGCSPIFCSISSDRREWLKWSREELLGQLKPMFHGIKWSCGNGTEEFSVEQLVQQILDTHPTKPAPRTHACLCSGGLGSGSLTHKCSSTKHRIISPKVEPRALTLTSVPHPPEPPPLIAPLPPELPKAHTSPSSSSSSSSSSSGFAEPLEIRPSPPTSRGGSSRGGTAILLLTGLEQHTGGLTPARHLAAQVDPRPPMSLAVVVGSEASAPPAPPSPAFDPDRFLNSPQRGQTYGGGQGVNPDFPEAEAAHTPCPALEPAAALEPQAAARGPPPPPGAGGRRGNRFFIQDDGSGEELKAQGATPPAPSPPPSPPPSPAPLEPAGRGGRGEALFGGAAGASELEPFSLASFPDLMGELISDEASGAPAPAAQLSPALSTITDFSPEWSYPEGGVKVLITGPWTEAAEHYSCVFDHIAVPASLVQPGVLRCYCPAHEVGLVSLQVAGREGPLSASVLFEYRARRFLSLPSTQLDWLSLDDNQFRMSILERLEQMEKRMADMAAAGQAPCRGPDAPPIQDEGQGPGFEARVVVLVESMIPRSTQRGPERLAHGSPFRGMSLLHLAAAQGYARLIETLSQWRNVGTGSLDLEQEADPLNVDHFSCTPLMWACALGHLEAAVLLFRWNRQALSIPDSLGRLPLSVAHSRGHVRLARCLEELQRQEASAEPLLALSPPSSSPDTGLSSVSSPSELSEGTFSVTSAYSSAPDGSPLPASETVPGQLSAGGPEVPLFLMDCETTNPHRPAPSPPPLPEAPEGGAAPEETDGPPAVDVIPVDMISLAKQIIEATPERIKREDFVGLPPEAGASTKERTGALGLSETMSWLASYLENVDHFPSSGPPSELPFERGRPAIPPAPSWAEFLSASASGKMESDFALLTLSDHEQRELYEAARVIQTAFRKYKGRRLKEQQEVAAAVIQRCYRKYKQFALYKKMTQAAILIQSKFRSYYEQKRFQQSRRAAVLIQQHYRSYRRRPGPPHRPTGSLPARSKGSFLTKKQDQAARKIMRFLRRCRHRMRELKQNQELEGIPQPGLAT, via the exons GAGATCGCATCCTACTTGATCACTTTTGAGAAGCATGACGAGTGGCTGTCCTGTGCCCCAAAGACAAG GCCTCGGAACGGCTCCATCATCCTGTACAATCGCAAGAAGGTGAAGTACCGGAAGGACGGCTACCTGTGGAAGAAGCGGAGGGACGGGAAGACCACGCGCGAGGACCATATGAAGCTGAAGGTCCAGGGCATGGAG TGTCTCTATGGCTGCTACGTTCACTCTTCCATCGTCCCCACATTCCATCGGCGCTGCTACTGGCTGCTGCAG AACCCTGACATCGTGCTTGTGCACTACCTGAACGTCCCGGCCCTGGAGGACTGCGGGAAGGGCTGCAGCCCCATCTTCTGTTCCATCAGTAGTGACCGGCGAGAGTGGCTGAAGTGGTCCCGGGAGGAGCTGCTGGGGCAGCTGAAGCCCATGT TTCATGGCATCAAGTGGAGCTGTGGGAACGGGACAGAGGAGTTCTCTGTAGAGCAGCTGGTGCAGCAGATCCTGGACACGCACCCCACCAAGCCTGCGCCGCGAACCCATGCCTGCCTGTGCAGCGGGGGCCTTG GTTCTGGAAGCCTGACCCACAAATGCAGCAGCACGAAACACCGCATCATTTCTCCGAAAGTGGAGCCCCGAGCGTTAACCCTGACCTCAGTCCCCCATCCCCCTGAGCCCCCTCCGCTGATAGCCCCTCTTCCCCCGGAGCTCCCCAAGGCACAtacttccccttcctcttcttcctcctcctcttcctcctcctctggcttTGCAGAACCCCTAGAGATCAGACCTAGCCCTCCCACCTCTCGAGGGGGTTCATCAAGAGGAGGCACCGCCATCCTCCTCCTGACAGGACTGGAGCAGCACACCGGGGGCTTGACGCCTGCCAGGCACTTGGCTGCCCAGGTGGATCCTAGGCCTCCCATGAGCTTGGCTGTGGTTGTAGGCTCAGAGGCCTCTGCCCCACCggctcctcccagccctgcctttgACCCGGATCGTTTTCTCAACAGCCCCCAGAGGGGCCAGACATAcggaggggggcagggggtaaACCCAGACTTCCCAGAGGCAGAGGCCGCCcacaccccctgccctgccctagAGCCTGCTGCTGCCCTGGAGCCCCAGGCAGCTGCTCGGGGTCCCCCTCCTCCGCCAGGAGCAGGTGGGAGAAGAGGAAACCGCTTTTTCATTCAAGATGATGGCAGTGGGGAGGAGCTCAAGGCCCAGGGGGCCACCCCACCTGCACCTTCACCCCCTCCTTCACCCCCTCCTTCACCCGCCCCCCTGGAGCCGGCAGGCAGGGGAGGTAGAGGGGAGGCCTTGTTTGGAGGAGCTGCTGGGGCCAGCGAACTGGAGCCCTTCAGTCTTGCATCATTCCCAGACCTCATGGGAGAGCTCATCAGCGACGAGGCTTCAGGCGCCCCTGCCCCAGCCGCCCAGCTCTCTCCTGCTCTTAGCACCATCACGGACTTCTCCCCAGAGTGGTCCTACCCGGAG GGTGGCGTCAAGGTGCTCATCACAGGCCCCTGGACAGAGGCCGCTGAGCACTACTCCTGTGTCTTCGATCACATCGCTGTGCCAGCCTCGCTTGTTCAGCCCGGGGTCTTACGCTGCTACTGTCCTG CCCATGAGGTGGGGCTGGTGTCTCTGCAGGTGGCAGGCCGGGAGGGGCCCCTTTCCGCCTCTGTGCTCTTTGAGTATCGAGCCCGCCGGTTCCTGTCACTGCCTAGTACTCAGCTTGACTGGTTGTCATTGGATG ACAACCAGTTCCGAATGTCCATTCTGGAGCGGCTGGAGCAGATGGAGAAGCGGATGGCGGACATGGCAGCAGCCggacaggctccctgccgcgGTCCTGACGCTCCTCCGATCCAG GATGAAGGCCAGGGGCCGGGCTTCGAGGCTCGAGTGGTGGTCCTGGTAGAGAGCATGATCCCTCGCTCCACCCAGAGGGGCCCTGAGCGCCTGGCCCACGGGAGCCCCTTCCGTGGCATGAGTCTCCTGCACCTGGCCGCTGCCCAGGGCTACGCACGCCTTATCGAGACACTGAGCCAGTGGCG GAACGTGGGGACAGGGAGTTTGGACTTGGAGCAAGAGGCTGACCCGCTTAATGTGGACCACTTCTCCTGCACCCCGCTG ATGTGGGCCTGTGCCCTGGGCCACCTGGAAGCCGCGGTGCTCCTCTTCCGCTGGAACCGGCAGGCGCTGAGCATTCCCGACTCCCTGGGCCGGCTGCCCCTGTCCGTGGCGCATTCCCGGGGTCACGTGCGCCTTGCCCGCTGCCTGGAGGAACTGCAGAGACAGGAAGCTTCAGCCGAGCCCCTGCTCGCCCTGTCGCCACCCTCCTCCAGTCCTGACACTG GGCTGAGCAGCGTCTCCTCGCCCTCCGAGCTGTCAGAGGGCACCTTCTCCGTCACGTCTGCCTACTCCAGCGCCCCAGATGGTAGTCCTCTGCCGGCCTCCGAGACTGTCCCTGGCCAGCTCTCCGCTGGTGGCCCCGAGGTCCCCCTATTCCTCATGGACTGTGAAACCACCAACCCCCACaggccagccccctccccacctcctcttccaGAAGCCCCAGAAGGTGGGGCTGCCCCTGAGGAAACAGATGGCCCACCGGCCGTGGACGTGATCCCG GTGGACATGATCTCGCTGGCCAAGCAGATCATCGAAGCCACGCCAGAGCGGATAAAGCGAGAGGACTTCGTGGGGCTGCCCCCCGAGGCCGGAGCGTCCACGAAGGAGCGGACAGGGGCCCTGGGGCTCAGCGAGACCATGTCCTGGCTGGCCAGCTACCTGGAGAACGTGGACCATTTCCCCAGCTCAGGCCCCCCCAG CGAACTGCCCTTTGAGCGTGGGCGCCCGGCTatccctccagccccctcctggGCAGAGTTCCTGTCTGCCTCAGCCAGCGGCAAGATGGAGAGTGATTTCGCTCTGCTGACGCTGTCGGATCATGAGCAGCGGGAACTGTACGAGGCTGCACGCGTCATCCAGACGGCCTTCCGAAAGTACAAG GGCCGGAGGCTGAAGGAGCAGCAGGAGGTGGCGGCAGCTGTGATCCAGCGCTGCTACCGGAAGTACAAGCAG TTTGCGCTCTATAAGAAGATGACCCAGGCGGCCATCCTGATCCAGAGCAAGTTTCGAAGCTACTACGAACAGAAGCGCTTCCAGCAGAGCCGCAGGGCGGCTGTGCTCATCCAGCAGCACTATCGCTCCTACCGCCGTCGGCCCGGGCCTCCCCACCGGCCCACGGGCAGCCTGCCCGCCCGCAGCAA AGGCTCCTTCCTCACCAAGAAGCAGGACCAGGCAGCCCGGAAGATCATGAGATTCCTGCGGCGCTGCCGACACAG GATGAGGGAACTGAAGCAGAACCAGGAGCTGGAAGGGATCCCCCAGCCCGGACTGGCAACCTGA